In Vibrio quintilis, the DNA window GGCATAAAAACCGGTAAATTCCGTTGGCCGGAAAAAGGTAAGGCCGGAATGAGAAGGTTCCATCCGGTTTGTTTCACGTGGCTTATCGTATGAAAATTAATGAAAAGTGACTTCCTCCACAGCGAAAAAAAATCCGGGGGAGTGGTCAGGCGTAGATGGAGTGAATGTTGTTATGAATTGCCGGTCTGATCACTGATTCAGGGAGGAGGTGAGAGAAAGGAGTGACTCCTCCCAACCGGGAGGCGTCAGAGCTCAGCAGGCCTTAATAGCCCATTAAACGAATCAGATTTTCTGCCGTCTCAATGGCTTCTTTACGGTTCGCAATATTCAGCTTTTGGTACAGATTTCGGATATGGGTTTTGATGGTTGTGCCGGCGACATCCAGTTCCTGCGCGATTTGCTCATTACTGAAGCCGGAATAAATCAGTCCCAGAACCTGCCATTCCCGGTGGGTTAACGGGCTGGTTCTGATCAGTTCAGGTACGTCCGGGTGATTGATGATTTTATCGATAAAGTCTTCGTCAAAATGTACCGAGCGGTTACGCTGCTTATTGGCAATTTCTTTGACTAAATGTTGAGCCCGGTGTTTTTCCATATCGCCCAGTTCGTTCTGATGAATCAGTTTCTGTAGAACCGGGTAGATGGTATGACCTTCAATCAGGAAATTACCGGTCATGCCGGTCTGATTCATCAGGATCAATGCTTCACTGAGCTTGTCCGCGGCGGTTGTTTCATCCTCCAGTTCGATGGCCAGTACCGCTTCAACAATCAGATTGCGGTTGATATCAGCAATCAGGCTGGCTTTCCGCGCTTCCGTCTGTAAAAAATTCAGGCTGTATCCGGCACCTTTGAGATCTCCGGTGAATATTTGTGCCCGGGCGATATTACGCCACTGAAGCTGAAGGAAATGGTTTTTGGCTTCAGCCGGACGGGTGGCATCTTCCAGCCATACTGTGACGGAATCTTTATCATTTCTCGCCTGCCAGTAAAGCAGTAATGACAGGGATGCATTGGCCGTCCAGTCCAGATGGAAAGTGGACTGCTGCAGGCGTAGTTCGATCTGTTCAATCAGTTTCTCGGCTTTATCCAGCTCGCCTTTGCCAATGGCGATTCTGGCCAGCATCGAATAACTGTGCAGATGTTTGAGCGGGTCGATATTGCCCAGTACATGAATACCTTTATAAGCACATTCTTCCGCGGCATCGAGCAGGTTCCAGCACCAGAGCACCTGGGCGTGAAGCCGGAGTAAAAATTCGTGTAACGGCACCTGATGAAGCTTTTGCTCTTCGATTAGCCTGAAAGCTGAATCATGCAATTCATAAGCGGCCTGTACGTAACCCTGAGCCAGCAGAATTTCACTCTGCTGTAAAAGTGCCCACAATGCCTGATGATAAACCTGATGCTGGCGGGCCAGCTTTTCGGTTTGCTGCATCAGTGGCAGCGCCCGGCTGAGTTCTCCCTGAACGTGATTGACTTCACCTACAATTGAGGTGGCGACTATGCGGCTGCGGTAGTCTGTTGTATCCAGCTGACTCAGCGCCAGTTCTGCCAGTTTCAGAGCATTGGCCGGATTATTTTTGTTGATTGAAATCTGAGCCCGCAGGGCATTCAGCTGTCCTTTTTCACTGGTTGTCAGTTGTATGTCCCGGCTGGCGATCTCTTTTTCAGCCTTTAACAACATATCTTCCACTGCATTGTAGCGGTGCTGGCTTTGCGCCAGCCAAGCCTGAAGCAAAGGCAGCTTCATTGTGGAGTACAACTGTTCCGGTTTCAGTGCATTGATAGCCGTTTCCATAATGTGGAGCTCTCCCCGGTTGAACATGCACCAGCCGTGATCAATCAGAATATGGGAAATTAATCCGGCATTATCAGCCTTTTGTGCGTGCCGCAGCGCCTGATGAGGAATGTCCAGCTTCAGCCATGCTCTGGCGGCTCTGCGGTGGAGTGTCTGCTCTTCCTCCGGAATCCGGGCTTTGCGTTCATGTTCGAGAAATTCTGCGAACAAGTGGTGGAAGCGATACCAGTTACTTTCACTGTCCAGCCGGTAAATGAACAGCCCGTAACGGTTGAGGGATTCGATCATACTCAGCGCATCACTGCGTTCTGTCAGCTCATTCACCAGTTGATCACTGAAGGTTTCCAGCACGGAGCACTGCATCAGAAAGTGGCGGGTTTCGCTGTCAATGGCATCGAACACTTCTTCAGCCAGATAGTCCCATAAATGAGCGTGATTGAACTGAGAAACCGACTGAACTGACTGGGCCAGCGTCCGGTTCTGGTGCTGGGCCTGCAGAGCGATAAGCTGCAGGGCGGAAGGCCAGCCTTCGACATAGTCCCGGATATTATTAATCGTGGCATCATCAATCACATCAGAAATACGCTGACTGAAAAAACGGGTGGTTTCTTCAGTGTCAAACGCCAGCATTTGATTATCGATTTCAATGATCAGATCCCGGACCCGGAGGTTGGCTGTCCCCAGTGGTGGTGTTGCCCGGCTGGTCACCACCAGGGTGATGTTATCCGGCAGATGTTTTAAAAAGAAACGGATGGCTTCATGGATTTCGTCATTCTGAATCAGATGATAATCATCCAGCACGATATAGCATTCATGATAAAAATCACTCAGTTCGGCAAATATCTCGCTGAATAAGGAAGGCAGAGAAGAAAACTGCCTGCGTTCTGCCAGTGTCTGAGAGTTCGGACAGGAGTTATCCGTCGCCTTATTGATGGCCCGGATGAGGTAATTAATAAAGCGGAACTGATCATTATCGCCATCATCAAGGCTGAACCAGCCTACGGCATGTTTGTCGGTCAGCCACTGGGCTGCCATTGTTGTTTTGCCATAACCGGCAGGTGAACAGAACAGCACCATTTTATAGCAGGGTGCCTGTTGAAGTACATCGAGTACCCGCGGCCGGACTATCGCATTATGTAACCGTCCGGGACGTGTGAGTTTAGAAGGAATCCACATACGTTAACCAATCTATTCCTTTGTTTTCAGGGGCTGTTCACTTTTACTGAAAAAAACAGCAGAAAAATCAACAGACCCGGGTGACAGGTTTTATCTCAGAGCATCCTACGTCAGGGTGTTCTGCTCATAAATTGATCCAGCTCTTAATCTGCCGGAACAAAACGGATTGCCTGAGCCACTACGCCCTGAATATGCGATGTGTATCACATTTATTGGCCGTTTGTTGGCTATAAGAAAAAGGTGTTGCACAAAAAAGTGTAAATCTGCGGACTGATAAGACATCAGTTTGTGGCAGCTCTCGCATTTCTTCTTTCTTCTCTGCTTCCTGCTATATCCATTTCAATGTTTAACATTCTGTGATTTCTATCACTTAATGATTTTGCTTTGGCGAAATTTATGTGATTCCTGTCAATGTACATGTGAAGAGAATTGGTCTACGCCCTGTTTGCTCCTCCCGAATCGCTGAAGTTTCGGGAGGATGTTATGACGGATAACCCCATGCAGGATGTGAAAACAGGATTGGGACTATGATGAGATTTCACGATGAAACTGAATCAACAAAAAAAATTTGATAAAGCACAATTTAAGAACAATGTGAAACGTCACCTGACTTCGACGTATGTTCAGACTGTTGAGAAGGCCAGCCCGAGAGCCTGGTATCTGGCAATGGCAAGAGCGTTGTCAGAATTGACAGCGTTCGACTTACTGGAAACTGAAAATGACATCAGAATTAAAAATTCCAAGAGTGTGAATTATCTGTCTCTGGAGTTTCTGGTTGGCCGGCTGACAGGAAACAACCTGATCAGTATGGGCATTTATACGCAAATCAGTGAAGCGATGGAAGAGCTCGGGCACAGTCTGAGTGATTTACTCGAACAGGAACGGGATCCGTCACTGGGCAATGGCGGGCTGGGCCGGCTGGCTGCCTGTTTTATGGATTCCTGCGCAGCGCAGGAATATCCGACAGTCGGTTATGGTTTGCATTATGAATATGGTCTGTTTAAACAGTCATTTATTGATGGTCAGCAGCAGGAGTCCCCGGATGCATGGCAGGGCGTTGAAGGCTATCCGTGGGAAATCGCCCGGCCGCAGCTGGCTCAGCAAATCGGATTTTACGGCCAGGTGGACATTTATCAGGATCAGGGGCGGGAGCGGCGTCGCTGGGTGCCGGGGATGTTTGTGAAAGCCATGCCATGGGATTTACCCATCGTCGGTTATCAGAGTGAGACGGTCTATCCGCTGCGTTTGTGGGAATGTCAGGCGATCGCGCCGTTTTCCCTGGAAAGTTTTAACAATGGCGATTATTTCGATGCGCAGAAATCACTGATTGATGCAGGCAATATCACCAAAGTTCTGTATCCGAATGATAACCATGAAAAAGGCAAAACCTTACGTTTGATGCAGCAATACTTTCACAGCGCTGCCTCCATTGCCGATATGCTTCGCCGTTATGAAGCGGCAGGACATCCGCTCAGGTTGCTGCCTGATTATGAGACGATTCAGCTGAATGATACCCATCCGGCGATTGCTATTCCGGAGTTGATGCGGGTACTGGTTGATGAACGGGATCTCAGCTGGGATGAAGCATGGTCGATCTGTGCTAAAACTTTTGCTTATACCAACCATACCTTATTGCCTGAAGCGCTGGAAACCTGGAGCGAGTCACTGATTCAGCGTTTGCTGCCGCGTCATATGGAAATCATCTACCGGATTAACTATCAGTTTCTCAGTGAAGTCCGGCAGAAATGGCCGGGAGATGTCGGTAAGCAACAGAAACTGTCGATCATTGAAGAAGGTGTCCACCGGATGGTCAGAATGGCGAATTTGTGTGTGGTTGGTTCTTATGCAGTGAACGGGGTCGCTGCACTCCATACGGCGTTAGTGAAGAAAGATCTTTTCCCTGAGTTTGATGCGCTTTATCCGGAAAGAATCAGAAATGTGACCAATGGTGTGACGCCCCGTCGCTGGCTGAAGTTCTGTAATCCGGGCTTGTCAGCGTTGATCAGCGATAAAATCGGCGATGAATGGACCGGTGAGCTTGAACAGATTTCACAGCTGGCGGTTTATGCCGATGATCCGGCATTTCAACAATCTTATCTGGCGATTAAAAGAGGGAATAAACAGCGTTTGGCTGACTGGGTGATGGCACACCTCGGCATTGAAATCAGTACTGATGCGATCTTTGATGTACAGATTAAGCGGCTGCACGAGTATAAACGCCAGCATCTGAATTTACTGCACATTCTGTCTTTATATCACCGGCTGCTGCATGACCCGGAGTTTGACATGGTACCACGGGTGTTCTTTTTCGCAGCGAAAGCTGCACCGGGCTACTATCTGGCAAAAGAGATCATCTATGCCATCAATAAAATTGCTCAAACTATTAATAATGATGAGCGGGTGAATCAGCAACTGAAAGTCATCTTCATACCGGATTACCGGGTGAGTATGGCTGAAATTATTATTCCTGCAGCAGATGTCTCTGAGCAGATTTCCACCGCGGGGAAAGAGGCTTCAGGCACAGGAAATATGAAGATGGCGCTTAACGGGGCATTGACTGTCGGCACCATGGATGGCGCGAATGTGGAAATCCGGGAGGAAGTCGGGGATGAAAATATCTACATTTTCGGTCTTGATGTGGCAGGTGTGACCGCGTTAAAGGCGCAGGGTTATAACCCGTTTGATTATTATTACGCCGATCCACTGCTAAAATCATCTATGGAGCTGTTAATGGGTGAAACATTCACGCCGGGTCAGCCGGATAAACTGAGAGTTGTGTATGACAGTTTACTGGATGGCGGGGATCCTTACTTGTGTCTGGCTGATTTTTCTTCCTATGTGAAGGCTCATGAAGCGATTGATGCACAGTACCGGGATCAGCAGGGGTGGGCGCGTAAGACGATATTGAATACCGCATCCGTCGGGAAATTTACTTCAGACCGGTCGATACGGGATTATGTGGAAAATATATGGCATCTGAAAGCGGTACATCGTTGATCAGCCTTTGGCCAATAATCAGTCACTGTAAAGAGCCGGAGCGGAGACTCCGGCTGACTAACATTAAAACTGAGGACTATTCAAACAGTGGTTTGCTGTTTTTTAGGCCGTGATGCTTCATTCTCCGTGAACGCAGCGATACGGAAACCTGCTTTCCCGGAGCCGTACGGTGAAAAGCGCAGACTTCTGCCTGAGTGGATTTTTATCTTATCCCTGTCCGATGGCCGGGGGTAATGACATCTTCGGAGTAAAACATGACAAAAAAATCAGCATTAAAGCAAGTTGCTGAAATAGCAAATATCTCTGATAACTATATTAGTGCGTGGGGAGAAGACACGCTTGTCTCTGATGAGACGATTCGTTCTCTGCTGACATCTCTGGGCTACGATACATCAAGTGATGAACAGTTATTAAAGTCAGCAGAAAAGAAGCACAGGAAAGATGTTCTGGCGCCGGTGCAGGTGATTAAGAGTAATGATCAGCCGATCGAAATTGATCTTCACCTTGGTGTGAGTGCCAGAGAGAGTGAGTTCTGCTGGCGGGTTGAAACGGAACAGGGCGAGGTGTTAGAAGGATACCTTCAGTCCCAGATTATTCGTGATGAAAGGAAAGAAGGCGGGCCGCTGGTGTTTCAGTTGCCGATGTTGTCCTGGGGATATCACCAGTTAACGGTGACCCGTAAACGGAGAAAATCACCCTACAGTATGACGCTGATTGTTGCGCCGCAATCCTGTTATAAGCAGGATGATCTGCTGAAAGATAAAAAAATGTGGGGACCGAGTGTTCAGCTGTACACCTTGCGCAGCAGCCATAACTGGGGGATTGGTGATTTCGGGGATCTGAAACAGCTGGTGGCAGAAATTGCGACCCGGGGTGGTGATTTCATTGGACTGAATCCGATACATTCCCTGTTTCCGGCTAATCCTGAAGGTGCCAGTCCGTATAGTCCGTCATCCCGTTCCTGGCTGAATATTTTGTATATCGATGTCAGTTCTGTGCCTGAATTTGTGCTCAGTGCCAAAGCACAGCAAATTGTCGGTCATGTGGATTTTCAGCGCAGACTGAAGAAAGTCAGGGAAGAGCACTGGGTGAATTATTCTGAAGTTGCCAGTTTGAAAATGACAGTGCTGCCTCTGTTATTTGAAGAATTTAAGTCCCGTCATCTGAATCAGAATAGCGATCGGGCGGATGCATTTCTTGCGTTTGTGGAAGCTGGCGGCGAAAGCCTGCTTCATCAGGCTGCATTTGATGCTTTACATGTCAGGCTGCACAATGAAGACCCGCAGGTATGGGGCTGGCCGGTTTTTCCGGAGAAGTACCGCCATTATGACAGTGCTGCGGTGCAAGAGTTTATTGAAGAAGAGCGGGATCAGGTGCATTTGTATATGTACTTACAATGGATCGCCGATAGTCAGATTAATGAAGCGCAGGTTTTGGCGAAAGAGAAGGGAATGTCGATTGGTCTGTACCGTGATCTCGCGGTTGGTGTGGCTGATTCCGGGTCTGAAACCTGGGCTGATAAAGGAAGTCTGGTTCAGGATGTCAGTATCGGTGCACCACCGGATGTGCTGGGGCCGCTCGGGCAAAACTGGGGATTGCCGCCCCTTAATCCGCAGGAACTACAGGCCACTGCATATGATGCTTATATCCGGTTGTTACGGGCGAATATGAAGCATTGCGGTGCATTGCGGATTGATCATGTGCTGGGATTATTAAGGCTGTGGTGGATTCCTGAAGGGAAAACCGCCGTCGATGGCGCATATATGTATTATCCGGTTGACGACATGCTGTCGATTCTGGCGCTGGAATCACACCGTTATCAGTGCGCGGTGATTGGTGAGGATTTAGGCACAGTCCCGGATGAGATCGTCGATATTCTTGCTGATGCCGGGATTCATTCTTACAAAGTCTTTTTCTTCGAAACGTCAAAAGATGGTGGTTATTTCTCTCCGGCACATTATGTGCCTCAGTCGATGGCAACGCTATGTACCCATGATATGCCGACTATGCGTGGCTTCTGGCACTGTGAAGATTTAAAAACCGGTCGTGAGCTGGGGTTGTATCCGGACGAAGAACAGCTGAAAGGTCTGTTTGATAACCGGTTGCGCTGTAAGCAGGAAATTCTCTACAGCGTAAACTGGCATGGCAACCTGCCGGAAGGCATTGGTATGGATGCGACAACGGTGCCGATGAGTCATGCGCTGAATCAGGCTTTGCATCTGCATCTGGCGGCGGGCGCTTCTGCGTTGTTGAGCGTTCAGCTTGAAGACTGGCTGGAAATGGATAAGCCGGTCAATATTCCCGGAACGGTGGATGAATATCCGAACTGGCGGCGGAAATTGTCAGTTAATCTGGATGATTTGTTCGCCCGTCATGATGTCAATGAGATAGCTCGCCGGCTGACTGAAACGCGGGGGAAAGCCGGGTAAACCCGGCTGTGATTCTGTGTGGTGAGGCGCTGGTGCGCCCCGGGATACTTTCTATGGATGGAAAGTATCCCAAAATTCTGAGGACTAAAAAATTTTGAGGACAGGCACTAAAGATAACGCGCTAATCCTGTAAATGGGCTTGTTCGTAGCCATCAATCGCGATGATTTGATTGTTTTTGCGTGTTTCTGCGAAAATCAGCCCGGATTCTGGTCTCAGCTTTTGGCGGGGGTGCATGATATGAAGCACTACCGCCTGATGGAGAATATTTTTCTTCTTCATGCCTGCCCCTAATAAACGAAATTCAAGATCGGTATCTTCTCCGGTGCCGGGTGTTTCGTACCGGTTATCGAATCCGTTAATTGAAATTAAATCGGCCTTATAAGCTGAAAAATTGCATCCCAGCAATCCTCTTTCCCGGCGATTGATGTAGCTTGCCAGCCATGATGCGGTAATCCGGATGCCTTTCTCTATATGTTTACCATATCCTATAAGGTATCTAGCAAACAGCCGGATGATATTCGTTGCAAAAAAACGGTGGGGGTGGGCGTCCTGATAAAGGTCATGTTTAATATCTGCATGGATGTTCACACGCCTGCCATTGAGAAAAGTATGCGCTTCTTTGTTACTCAGATGATCAAATACAAAATGTTCCTGAGGAATGCAATCTCCGTCGATAAAAATCATATAAGGGCTTTGTGCGGCGCGGATACATTTATTTAATAACCTGTTCTTTCTGAACCCTTTGTCTTCCTGCCATACATGCGTCACGGCTTTCTGACTTGCAGCAATGATAGCTTTCACTTTGTTGACGTTATCCTGAGTTGAACCGTCATCAGCAATAATAATTTCGAAGTTATCCGGTTGCTTCTCAAGCGCACGAATAATACAGCTTAGAGCATCGACATTGTTGTAAAAGGCGACAATGACAGTGGCATCATACATAGGGAAGTGGTCCTCTTTTGTATTGGTGGCTGGTTGCAGGCGCCACCGCACTGGTGTTGCGGATAAGTTAATTATATCCAATCAACCTGAAGATGCATGATTGAGCGTGCAGCCGAAAGATGCAGTTCAAGGAAAGAGAATGCAGGAATGTACCCACCTTTCAAATTATCCTGACGCAGAAATGCGCCACTGAACCAGGATGATACTTTTAAAAACAGGCATATAAATGAGAGCTGATTGGGATAAAAGCTTTAGAGGAAAGCCGGTTTTTGAGGACAGATCCTGAACTAACTCATCTGTCCTGATTGTTTTGGAAAAGACTGTGAAGTTACAGGGACAGCCGACGCCACAGCTGTCCGAATGATTTCATCCTACTCAGTTTTTTCCGCCTGCTGAATACATGTAGAGCGGATTTTTTCGAACTGACCAAATGCTTCAGAAACGGTACTGACTTCCGAGGGTGCCAGAGAAATTGACGTATGACAGTCGGGATTCGGGCAACTGAATTTTTTTCCTGCCAGCAGGAGTGTTGACTCAAAATGGATCGGTGTACCGCAATCCGGACAGTCGATTTTCGATTGAATACTCATCATCGTTTCCTTTTTCTGGGGTTAATTTTTATCTGGTATGGGGGCGAGGTTTTTCTCAAAAATATCCAGTATGGTCGTCACGCCACGGGGGAGTGGCAGTTGTCCTGCTTCAAGGGTGACTTCGTAGTTTGTTCCTGCGGCGGATTTTTGCTGGCTGCCGGACTGACTGGATAATGTGCCGTAGAGTTCGACATCAAATCCATCCGACTGATTATTTTGATCCAGACCTTTCTGAGTCAGACGGTGATTCTGTTTTGAAGACGTTTTACAGCTCAGCTCCTGCGAGCTTTTTACTTCCATATTAAAGGAGATTTTCAGCGTTTCGACCGCCAGTGAATTGATCGGAATTAAAGTCATCAGCGGAATCGAAATATTCATGGTCGCCGGGTTTTTGCTTAACTGACCGTCATTATCCAGAATTTGCCGGGAGAGCTGAAATGTCACCATGATGGGGCGGAGATCTGCGCTGTATTCAGACACTTTTTCAAAGCACGTTGAGAGTAAAAACTGTGTTTGTGCCTGTGCAATCATCGCATTGGCATCTGTGGCAGCCTTCAGCGGAGCACCAATTAAGGTTTTCATTGGCAGTCCGGTAAACTGATCTGCTAATTGTTTGCTGGCCATCTCTGTACCTTATGATTGTAAGTGGATGGTGATGGGTTTAACCCGGAATCTGCGATCGGAGTGCCCGCTCATATCCTTCAATGAGCTTTTTCAGTCCTTCTGGCGGTTCGTGCCCGGTCAGGGTAATTTCGACTTGCGCATTGCCTTGTTTCGGTGTGGTGTTGGCCGGAGACTTGGCAGTTAAAAGACTGTTTTTTTTCGGCGACGGAAAAGAGACCATCAGTTTATCGTCTTTATCCGTACTGATTTCCAGATCAGCAGAGAACTTGACTTCGGTAATCCGGGGAGAGGAGATCGGCACCAGCGCCAGCAAAGGTACTTTGACGGTGACCGTTTCGACCCCCTCTGCTGAACGCCCCGGGAATTGCATGGCGCAGGTCTTAGGCCGCAGAGCGGGGGGTGTTTGGTCATCGTGCACATAGCTTTCATTCGGCACTTCATCGAAAAAGCGCCGGATAAAATCTATCGTTTCCCCTTCGACAGCTTTGGCAGCGTCTTTTGCGCCATGGTGTATGGCACGCATTAATGCTTGAAACTCAATCATGTTTTTCTTCCGGTGAATGATTCAGGTCATCATATATTGGTGATTACATGAAGATTACTCTCATGATTTCGTGTCATTCTTGTCGCCGCCTTTAAGCATGATGGGATCAATATTTTTGGTAAAGGCCGTGATAATCGTGGTGACACCTGTTGGCAGAGGCAACTGCCCGGCATGGACATCCACTTCATATTTTGCCTGATTCGATGCTTCGTAATGTTCTTTCTGTGATGAGGTGGATTTGCTGTTATGTGATACGGAACCATGTACCTCCACTGAGAACAGACCCGCATTATACTTCGCGGTAATGTCTGCTTTTGCGGCTGTTTCCTGCTCCTTACTGGACTCGTTATCCGTGGAAGTAGAGCTTTTGACTTCCATCTCAAAGTGTACTTTGACATCGTCAACAGCCAGGGAATTGAGCGGGATAATGGTGAGCAGCGGCAGGGTAAATTTCACGCTTGCTGTCGATGGTGATGCATCGGTCCCATCCTGATTGAGTATAGAGCGGGTGATATTGAAAGAGATCATTATCGGCTCAAGGTTATTATCTTTTTGATCAAAACAGGTGCTTAACAGAAACTGGGTCTGGGCACGGGACATCATGCCGTTTGCGTCGGTCGCTGCTTTCAGGGGGGCGCCGATCAGAGATTTCATCGGTAAGCCGCTAAACTGTTGTGCCATGGATGCTAATCCGGACATCGCTCTCTCCTTATAAAAGTGGAAAATGCCTGTTCAAAAGGCACATTCCTCATAAAAAATGAAAAAGTGACGTATGGATGCACACCTCACTTTATTCTGATTGGCTGACTTCATCGCGGATGACATCAGATCACCTGAACGAAGCTTGCCTGTAGATAATAAGGAGGCCACCGGGGAGCTTCTTGGTGAATCCGGCTGAAAATACAGAGAAAACTGCGGGTGGTAGAAAATCAGTGGGGACAGGCACTATTGCACCAGAAGAGAAATTAATGGGGAAAGACGCTATAACTGAAAAAATAGTGGGGACAGACGCTATAGCTGGTAACTCAAAACAAAAGCGTGATTCCTGTGTTAAAGGAATCACGCCCAATGATATCGATTTCCTCAGGTTACTTACTCAAAAGCCGAAGAACTTCAGCAGATCATCGGTATCCTGCCGGACAATAAAAGAGACCGAATAATTATCCCGTTCATTTTTGTCCAGTTCCGCATCTAACGAAATAATATAAGGTTTGTTCTCTGCCAGTTTAAAGCGGGCCTGAATCAGCCAGACATTCTGCCCGCTTCGCGTGCCATAATCAGAGAACCGGGTCCAATAGGCTTTGAGTGAGCCTCTGGGCCGGGTGTTGCGGCCTTCTCTGATATCCTGACTGTAAACATTAAATTCAACGCCAGGGCCCCAGTAGCGGGCGAGTTCATCACTGCTGACGGCGTTATCCAGAGTGCGCAGGCCCAGTTTCAGGCCGACATTAAAAGTGGCATAGTTATCCATGTTTTTGCCTAAGGTGAGATCGGTGTAGGCATCAACAGAATGTGTGACTGTATTAAATGTCGTTGGCTTGATGCTGGTTTTTTCTTCAGCGGATGGAGCTTCAGAGAAAATAACACCAGTTTCGAGATGAAGTAGATCATCTGGTAGCCAGCTAAAGTACCAATCATCAGGAAGAAATCCATCGTTATAATTCCAACGGCCATTCACATTCAGAGAGGCGATATAAGAGTTTTTGTTAAACGTCCGGTTGCCTTCATCATCATAGTCATTTTGCCGTTTATACCC includes these proteins:
- a CDS encoding glycosyltransferase, encoding MDIINLSATPVRWRLQPATNTKEDHFPMYDATVIVAFYNNVDALSCIIRALEKQPDNFEIIIADDGSTQDNVNKVKAIIAASQKAVTHVWQEDKGFRKNRLLNKCIRAAQSPYMIFIDGDCIPQEHFVFDHLSNKEAHTFLNGRRVNIHADIKHDLYQDAHPHRFFATNIIRLFARYLIGYGKHIEKGIRITASWLASYINRRERGLLGCNFSAYKADLISINGFDNRYETPGTGEDTDLEFRLLGAGMKKKNILHQAVVLHIMHPRQKLRPESGLIFAETRKNNQIIAIDGYEQAHLQD
- a CDS encoding glycogen/starch/alpha-glucan phosphorylase, encoding MKLNQQKKFDKAQFKNNVKRHLTSTYVQTVEKASPRAWYLAMARALSELTAFDLLETENDIRIKNSKSVNYLSLEFLVGRLTGNNLISMGIYTQISEAMEELGHSLSDLLEQERDPSLGNGGLGRLAACFMDSCAAQEYPTVGYGLHYEYGLFKQSFIDGQQQESPDAWQGVEGYPWEIARPQLAQQIGFYGQVDIYQDQGRERRRWVPGMFVKAMPWDLPIVGYQSETVYPLRLWECQAIAPFSLESFNNGDYFDAQKSLIDAGNITKVLYPNDNHEKGKTLRLMQQYFHSAASIADMLRRYEAAGHPLRLLPDYETIQLNDTHPAIAIPELMRVLVDERDLSWDEAWSICAKTFAYTNHTLLPEALETWSESLIQRLLPRHMEIIYRINYQFLSEVRQKWPGDVGKQQKLSIIEEGVHRMVRMANLCVVGSYAVNGVAALHTALVKKDLFPEFDALYPERIRNVTNGVTPRRWLKFCNPGLSALISDKIGDEWTGELEQISQLAVYADDPAFQQSYLAIKRGNKQRLADWVMAHLGIEISTDAIFDVQIKRLHEYKRQHLNLLHILSLYHRLLHDPEFDMVPRVFFFAAKAAPGYYLAKEIIYAINKIAQTINNDERVNQQLKVIFIPDYRVSMAEIIIPAADVSEQISTAGKEASGTGNMKMALNGALTVGTMDGANVEIREEVGDENIYIFGLDVAGVTALKAQGYNPFDYYYADPLLKSSMELLMGETFTPGQPDKLRVVYDSLLDGGDPYLCLADFSSYVKAHEAIDAQYRDQQGWARKTILNTASVGKFTSDRSIRDYVENIWHLKAVHR
- a CDS encoding DUF2589 domain-containing protein; this translates as MASKQLADQFTGLPMKTLIGAPLKAATDANAMIAQAQTQFLLSTCFEKVSEYSADLRPIMVTFQLSRQILDNDGQLSKNPATMNISIPLMTLIPINSLAVETLKISFNMEVKSSQELSCKTSSKQNHRLTQKGLDQNNQSDGFDVELYGTLSSQSGSQQKSAAGTNYEVTLEAGQLPLPRGVTTILDIFEKNLAPIPDKN
- the malQ gene encoding 4-alpha-glucanotransferase; amino-acid sequence: MTKKSALKQVAEIANISDNYISAWGEDTLVSDETIRSLLTSLGYDTSSDEQLLKSAEKKHRKDVLAPVQVIKSNDQPIEIDLHLGVSARESEFCWRVETEQGEVLEGYLQSQIIRDERKEGGPLVFQLPMLSWGYHQLTVTRKRRKSPYSMTLIVAPQSCYKQDDLLKDKKMWGPSVQLYTLRSSHNWGIGDFGDLKQLVAEIATRGGDFIGLNPIHSLFPANPEGASPYSPSSRSWLNILYIDVSSVPEFVLSAKAQQIVGHVDFQRRLKKVREEHWVNYSEVASLKMTVLPLLFEEFKSRHLNQNSDRADAFLAFVEAGGESLLHQAAFDALHVRLHNEDPQVWGWPVFPEKYRHYDSAAVQEFIEEERDQVHLYMYLQWIADSQINEAQVLAKEKGMSIGLYRDLAVGVADSGSETWADKGSLVQDVSIGAPPDVLGPLGQNWGLPPLNPQELQATAYDAYIRLLRANMKHCGALRIDHVLGLLRLWWIPEGKTAVDGAYMYYPVDDMLSILALESHRYQCAVIGEDLGTVPDEIVDILADAGIHSYKVFFFETSKDGGYFSPAHYVPQSMATLCTHDMPTMRGFWHCEDLKTGRELGLYPDEEQLKGLFDNRLRCKQEILYSVNWHGNLPEGIGMDATTVPMSHALNQALHLHLAAGASALLSVQLEDWLEMDKPVNIPGTVDEYPNWRRKLSVNLDDLFARHDVNEIARRLTETRGKAG
- the malT gene encoding HTH-type transcriptional regulator MalT, with protein sequence MWIPSKLTRPGRLHNAIVRPRVLDVLQQAPCYKMVLFCSPAGYGKTTMAAQWLTDKHAVGWFSLDDGDNDQFRFINYLIRAINKATDNSCPNSQTLAERRQFSSLPSLFSEIFAELSDFYHECYIVLDDYHLIQNDEIHEAIRFFLKHLPDNITLVVTSRATPPLGTANLRVRDLIIEIDNQMLAFDTEETTRFFSQRISDVIDDATINNIRDYVEGWPSALQLIALQAQHQNRTLAQSVQSVSQFNHAHLWDYLAEEVFDAIDSETRHFLMQCSVLETFSDQLVNELTERSDALSMIESLNRYGLFIYRLDSESNWYRFHHLFAEFLEHERKARIPEEEQTLHRRAARAWLKLDIPHQALRHAQKADNAGLISHILIDHGWCMFNRGELHIMETAINALKPEQLYSTMKLPLLQAWLAQSQHRYNAVEDMLLKAEKEIASRDIQLTTSEKGQLNALRAQISINKNNPANALKLAELALSQLDTTDYRSRIVATSIVGEVNHVQGELSRALPLMQQTEKLARQHQVYHQALWALLQQSEILLAQGYVQAAYELHDSAFRLIEEQKLHQVPLHEFLLRLHAQVLWCWNLLDAAEECAYKGIHVLGNIDPLKHLHSYSMLARIAIGKGELDKAEKLIEQIELRLQQSTFHLDWTANASLSLLLYWQARNDKDSVTVWLEDATRPAEAKNHFLQLQWRNIARAQIFTGDLKGAGYSLNFLQTEARKASLIADINRNLIVEAVLAIELEDETTAADKLSEALILMNQTGMTGNFLIEGHTIYPVLQKLIHQNELGDMEKHRAQHLVKEIANKQRNRSVHFDEDFIDKIINHPDVPELIRTSPLTHREWQVLGLIYSGFSNEQIAQELDVAGTTIKTHIRNLYQKLNIANRKEAIETAENLIRLMGY